The sequence CCTCGACGAGTTCCTCTCCTCCCGGGGCTCGGTCCCGGCGGCCGCGCAGCTCCAGGCCTTCATGCAGTCCATCGTCGGCGAGGCCCGCGCCAGCGCCTCGGCGCTCACCCCGGCGGGCAGCGGCCTGGGGGCGGTGCTGCCCCCCGCGACCGCGGCCGAGGCCCGCCTCTCGGAGATCACCCGGGAGGACGCCCCAGGCCTGGGCGCCACCTCGGTGGAGCGCACGCCCTCCCTCGGCACCTCCGGCGCCCGGCGGCCCGCGCCGGCCCCGCTGCACGTGGCGGTGACCGAGGACTACCAGCCCCAGCCCGCGCGGCACCGGCGCTCGATCTCGGTCTTCCTCGCGGTGATCCTCTGCGCCACCGTCATCGCCGGGGGGTGGTGGCTGGGGCAGGGCGCCCGGGAGGCCGAGGAGATCGGCGCCGAGCCCGCCGCGCCCGAGGCCGTGCCCGAGACCGGGCCCACGGAAGAGACGGCGGCGGCGGCCCCCGCCGAGCCCGCCGCCCCTCCCTCCGCCGGGGAGAGCGCCGCCCTCGCCGTGGCGGGCCGCACGGCCGCCGGGCTCACGGTCGGCCAGGCCGTCTCCCGCAAGGGGCGCCCGGGCGGGAAGGCGAGGGGCAAGGGCAAGGCCCCCGGCAAGGCGAAGACCGCCGCCCCGGCCGAGCCCCCGCCGGCCCCGGCCACCGGCCGGCTCGACGTCAACTGCAAGCCCTTCTGCCGGATCCACATCGACGGCGAGGACACCGGGAAGATCTCTCCGGCCCTGGGGCTGGTGCTGCCCGAGGGGGATCACCTCCTGAAGCTGGTCAACCCCCCGACCCAGCTGACCCGGGAGAAGAAGGTCCGGATCGAGGCCGGCAAGACGGCCCGGGTGACCATCACCTTCTGACCCGCCATCTCTTCGTTCCGGCGACGCCTCGGGCTAAGGTGTCGCGCCATGGTCGGGTCGAAGTGCAGC comes from Deltaproteobacteria bacterium and encodes:
- a CDS encoding protein kinase, which codes for MGSTSLGQYELLSRIAHGGMAEIFLAKRRGPGGFDKRVVIKRVLPHLTENENFVRMFLDEARLVSRLSHPNIIQIFDFGVIDGIYFLCMEHLDGEDLATVLRVLRDRGELMPPQVAASILSAACDGMHYAHTLVDEEGQPLRIVHRDLSPSNLFLTLQGAVKVLDFGVAQMEGKLVETQSGVVKGKFAYLSPEQALGNELDLRSDVFALGLILHEALTGQKVFKRATEAATLRAVLEEPIEHPRKLREDLPEELNRIVMKALARSPLDRWQSAQEMRTALDEFLSSRGSVPAAAQLQAFMQSIVGEARASASALTPAGSGLGAVLPPATAAEARLSEITREDAPGLGATSVERTPSLGTSGARRPAPAPLHVAVTEDYQPQPARHRRSISVFLAVILCATVIAGGWWLGQGAREAEEIGAEPAAPEAVPETGPTEETAAAAPAEPAAPPSAGESAALAVAGRTAAGLTVGQAVSRKGRPGGKARGKGKAPGKAKTAAPAEPPPAPATGRLDVNCKPFCRIHIDGEDTGKISPALGLVLPEGDHLLKLVNPPTQLTREKKVRIEAGKTARVTITF